The Nocardia sp. BMG51109 nucleotide sequence TCGATGCCTGCATCGGTCTACGGCGACGCGGTCGGTCGTCGCCGTACAGCGCGCTGCTGTCTTCATACACAGCAGTATCGAGGATACCTGCAGGACATGGACGAAGGCCGGGTGCACCCCTGGACAGACCGGCCGGACCCCGGCCGACACCCTTTTCGGGCCCGGACCGGCACCGGCCGATCCGGCCCGCGCACCCGGGGCGGGACCAGTGACACCGGGACGACGCGCCCCCCGGCCGCGGCGCTCAGCGGTCGGTGGCCGGCACGATCAACGTGCGCCCGGGCGCCACCTCGGCACCGCGCAAACCATTGAGCTCCACGATCTTTCGGACCGTATCGCGCACCGGATCACCCGGCGCCACCCGGGCGGCGACATCGGACAGCGACTCTCCCTCGTGCACCCGCACCGCCGATGTCGGCTCCGCCGCACCGCCGGTGCTCAGTTGTGCCAGCCCGAACAGGCCGCACACGGCCGCGGCGCTGAGCACCGCGGCCGCCGCCAGGGTCGCGAACCCGACCCGCGCCCGGGCGACTCGGTCCATCGGGTGCGGAGAACGCGACAGCTCCACGTGCTGCCGGTCGTAGCGCACCACCGCGGCACGGGGGCGATCGCCGCCGGGGCGCCTGGTGTCGGCGCGGCGGCGGACGGGCTCGACGGCGCGCGATCGCGACG carries:
- a CDS encoding LysM peptidoglycan-binding domain-containing protein, with product MRTAISECDSAGADLGFDTIPHAQRPPSRSRAVEPVRRRADTRRPGGDRPRAAVVRYDRQHVELSRSPHPMDRVARARVGFATLAAAAVLSAAAVCGLFGLAQLSTGGAAEPTSAVRVHEGESLSDVAARVAPGDPVRDTVRKIVELNGLRGAEVAPGRTLIVPATDR